Proteins encoded together in one Streptomyces umbrinus window:
- a CDS encoding ABC transporter ATP-binding protein: MSQVITETMVRVENVHRSYGSGATAVHALRGVSFDIPRGELVALKGRSGSGKTTLLNLVGGLDEPDDGRITVDGLDLSGLGENGLLELRRDRIGFVFQSFGLIPILTAAENVGVPMRLRRAEPREREERVELLLSLVGLADHAAQRPGELSGGQQQRVAIARALANEPALLIADEPTGQLDAETGIAVMELLRAVVRSERVTALVATHDAALLDLADRVLELSDGEIVEH; the protein is encoded by the coding sequence ATGAGCCAGGTCATCACCGAAACGATGGTGCGCGTCGAGAACGTCCACCGCTCGTACGGCAGCGGAGCCACCGCAGTACACGCCCTGCGCGGCGTCTCGTTCGACATACCGCGCGGTGAACTCGTCGCCCTGAAGGGGCGGTCGGGGTCCGGCAAGACCACACTGCTCAACCTCGTCGGCGGGCTCGACGAGCCGGACGACGGGCGGATCACCGTCGACGGGCTCGACCTCTCCGGACTCGGGGAGAACGGCCTGCTGGAGCTGCGCCGGGACCGTATCGGCTTCGTCTTCCAGTCCTTCGGTCTCATCCCGATCCTGACGGCCGCCGAGAACGTGGGCGTGCCGATGCGGCTGCGCCGGGCCGAGCCCCGCGAGCGCGAGGAGCGCGTCGAGCTGCTGCTCTCCCTGGTCGGGCTCGCCGACCACGCGGCGCAGCGGCCCGGCGAGCTCTCCGGCGGGCAGCAGCAGCGCGTGGCCATCGCCCGCGCCCTCGCGAACGAGCCCGCGCTCCTCATCGCGGACGAGCCCACCGGCCAGCTCGACGCCGAGACCGGTATCGCGGTGATGGAGCTGCTGCGGGCGGTCGTCCGCAGCGAGCGGGTCACCGCGCTCGTCGCCACCCATGACGCGGCCCTCCTGGACCTCGCCGACCGGGTCCTGGAGCTGAGCGACGGCGAGATCGTGGAGCATTAG
- a CDS encoding DUF3093 domain-containing protein — protein MQLSASPYEERLTAPRSWWFISLLVGLSMALILLPFGTLPLLGGLVGGTAVAAVAASSYGSVRIRVVAGSLIAGDAKIPVSALGEAHVLDPEETRAWRTFKADTRAFMLLRSYIPTALRVEVTDPADPTPYLYLSTRDPERLAAALEAARTTTA, from the coding sequence ATGCAGCTTTCCGCCTCGCCGTACGAAGAACGTCTGACCGCGCCCCGTTCCTGGTGGTTCATCAGCCTGCTGGTGGGTCTCTCGATGGCCCTGATCCTGCTGCCGTTCGGCACGCTTCCCCTGCTGGGGGGCCTCGTCGGCGGCACGGCGGTCGCGGCGGTGGCGGCCAGTTCGTACGGCTCCGTGCGGATCCGCGTGGTGGCCGGCTCCCTGATCGCGGGCGACGCGAAGATCCCGGTCTCGGCCCTCGGTGAGGCCCATGTCCTCGACCCGGAGGAGACGCGTGCCTGGCGCACGTTCAAGGCCGACACACGCGCCTTCATGCTCCTGCGCTCCTACATCCCGACGGCGCTCCGCGTAGAGGTCACCGACCCGGCCGACCCGACCCCGTACCTGTACCTGTCGACCCGCGACCCGGAGCGCTTGGCGGCGGCACTGGAAGCGGCACGGACGACGACGGCGTAG
- the dut gene encoding dUTP diphosphatase, translating into MTSTPTPVGVLIKRVDPDVPLPEYAHPGDAGADLRTTESRVLEPGERAVLPTGVCIALPEGYAAFVHPRSGLAARCGVALVNAPGTVDAGYRGEIKVIVVNLDPRESVRFERFDRIAQLVVQQVEKVRFQEVAELPDSARAAGGFGSTGGHAAVGGTTGGNRYASVVSDREGQ; encoded by the coding sequence GTGACCTCGACCCCGACTCCGGTGGGCGTGCTGATCAAGCGCGTCGATCCGGACGTACCGCTTCCGGAATACGCGCACCCCGGCGACGCCGGCGCGGACCTCCGGACGACGGAGAGCCGCGTGCTGGAACCCGGCGAGAGGGCCGTGCTGCCCACGGGAGTGTGCATCGCGCTCCCTGAGGGGTACGCGGCCTTCGTGCACCCGCGTTCCGGGCTCGCCGCCCGCTGCGGTGTCGCTCTGGTGAATGCCCCGGGGACGGTTGATGCCGGGTACCGTGGGGAGATCAAGGTGATCGTGGTGAATCTCGACCCGCGCGAGTCCGTGCGGTTCGAGCGCTTCGACCGGATTGCCCAACTGGTCGTCCAGCAGGTCGAGAAGGTGCGCTTCCAGGAGGTGGCGGAGCTTCCCGACTCGGCGCGGGCCGCAGGGGGCTTCGGGTCCACCGGCGGGCATGCCGCCGTGGGCGGCACAACGGGTGGGAATCGATACGCTTCGGTCGTATCCGACCGGGAAGGACAGTGA
- a CDS encoding PaaI family thioesterase → MSGTSSALRPPADAVAPVRHPDAPAPGELLGAHYGQCFGCGGDQPHGLHLEARAGEGVRITAEFTVKSAHQGAPGLAHGGVLASALDETLGSLNWLLRTIAVTGRLETDFVRPVPVGTVLYLEAEVTAVAGRKIYSSATGRIGGPDGPVAVRADALFLEVKVEHFIDNGRPEEIRAAMDDPDQVRRARAFEVNP, encoded by the coding sequence GTGAGTGGTACATCTTCAGCTCTGCGGCCCCCGGCCGACGCCGTGGCGCCGGTGAGGCATCCCGACGCGCCCGCGCCCGGCGAGCTGCTCGGCGCGCACTACGGCCAGTGCTTCGGCTGCGGCGGAGACCAGCCGCACGGACTGCACCTGGAGGCCCGCGCGGGCGAGGGGGTGAGGATCACCGCCGAGTTCACCGTGAAGTCCGCCCACCAGGGTGCTCCCGGCCTCGCGCACGGCGGAGTCCTCGCGAGCGCACTCGACGAGACCCTCGGCTCGCTGAACTGGCTGCTGCGCACCATCGCGGTGACCGGACGGCTGGAGACCGACTTCGTACGGCCCGTGCCCGTCGGCACCGTGCTGTACCTGGAGGCCGAGGTGACGGCGGTGGCGGGGCGCAAGATCTACTCGTCCGCCACCGGACGGATCGGCGGCCCGGACGGGCCCGTCGCCGTCCGCGCGGACGCCCTCTTCCTGGAGGTGAAGGTGGAGCACTTCATCGACAACGGCCGCCCGGAGGAGATCCGTGCGGCCATGGACGACCCCGACCAGGTCCGTCGTGCCCGTGCTTTCGAGGTGAACCCGTGA
- a CDS encoding DUF3710 domain-containing protein: MFGRRKKGSAAEDAAGEAEQVVDGVDTEADDAERERVRLEPEPRPDGPWDSTEVRDPAEGRVDLGGLFVPGVDGMELRVEVAGDAIVAATVVLKDSAVQLQAFAAPKREGIWGEVREEIATGITQQGGVIDEVEGPLGWELRAQVPVQLPDGTGGFQVVRFIGVDGPRWFLRGVISGQGAVQPQTGGLLEQIFRDTVVVRGEGPMAPRDPIVLKLPDDAQMVAEGVQQEEQAGSRFSGGMGQLQRGPEITEVR; this comes from the coding sequence GTGTTCGGACGTCGCAAGAAGGGCAGTGCCGCCGAGGACGCGGCGGGCGAGGCCGAGCAGGTCGTCGACGGTGTCGACACTGAGGCGGACGACGCGGAGCGTGAGCGCGTGAGGCTTGAGCCCGAGCCGCGCCCCGACGGGCCCTGGGACAGCACAGAGGTCCGGGATCCGGCCGAGGGCCGGGTCGACCTGGGCGGTCTTTTCGTGCCCGGGGTCGACGGAATGGAGCTCCGGGTGGAGGTCGCGGGCGACGCCATCGTCGCGGCCACCGTGGTGCTCAAGGACAGCGCCGTCCAGTTGCAGGCCTTCGCCGCCCCCAAGCGCGAGGGCATCTGGGGCGAGGTGCGCGAGGAGATCGCCACCGGCATCACCCAGCAGGGCGGTGTCATCGACGAGGTCGAGGGCCCGCTGGGCTGGGAGCTGCGTGCCCAGGTACCGGTGCAGCTGCCGGACGGGACGGGCGGCTTCCAGGTCGTCCGGTTCATCGGCGTGGACGGGCCCCGCTGGTTCCTGCGCGGAGTGATCTCCGGCCAGGGCGCCGTGCAGCCGCAGACGGGCGGCCTGCTGGAGCAGATCTTCAGGGACACCGTGGTGGTCCGCGGTGAGGGCCCGATGGCCCCGCGCGACCCGATCGTCCTGAAGCTGCCGGACGACGCGCAGATGGTCGCCGAGGGCGTCCAGCAGGAGGAGCAGGCAGGTTCACGTTTCTCCGGCGGCATGGGTCAGCTGCAGCGCGGACCGGAGATCACCGAGGTTCGGTAG
- a CDS encoding peptidoglycan-binding domain-containing protein yields MGTNWIEKAQRLGDGSIGGAMDHPSIPGRVVWHTTESGAGDDAFRSVSAHLISVSAEPHLLYDPTTDRLGQFGPLNASARALRNDGSTRTNRVGKVCIQIEVLGRAGKPFTATWKPGPNYRAMMAAIRSWKIPDTFPAGRIATSGADATNRPRTIWMSKGGHYGHANIPGNDHWDPGNIDKSALFEAAPVGSPGAGGGSTPSKPVVDLSNVVAAARRDPGLPQGGKTHKADVLVVEKALVAEGLLPAQWADGSFGSRTVEAYASLQRRYGFSGADANGIPGQTTLKRLGKEHGFTVKA; encoded by the coding sequence ATGGGTACGAACTGGATCGAGAAGGCGCAGCGGCTGGGCGACGGGAGCATCGGAGGCGCGATGGACCATCCGTCGATCCCCGGCCGCGTCGTCTGGCACACCACCGAGAGCGGCGCCGGCGACGACGCGTTCCGTTCCGTGTCGGCGCATCTGATCAGCGTCTCCGCCGAGCCGCACCTGCTGTACGACCCGACGACCGACCGGCTCGGCCAGTTCGGGCCGCTGAACGCGAGCGCCCGCGCGCTGCGCAACGACGGTTCGACGCGGACCAACCGCGTCGGGAAGGTCTGCATCCAGATCGAGGTCCTCGGGCGGGCGGGCAAGCCGTTCACCGCCACCTGGAAGCCGGGGCCCAACTACCGGGCCATGATGGCCGCGATCCGCTCCTGGAAGATCCCGGACACCTTCCCGGCCGGCCGCATCGCGACCTCGGGCGCCGACGCGACCAACCGCCCCCGGACGATCTGGATGAGCAAGGGCGGCCACTACGGCCACGCCAACATCCCGGGCAACGACCACTGGGATCCGGGCAACATCGACAAGTCCGCGCTCTTCGAGGCGGCCCCGGTCGGGTCCCCCGGGGCGGGCGGCGGCAGCACGCCGTCGAAGCCGGTCGTCGACCTCAGCAACGTCGTCGCCGCCGCGCGCCGCGACCCGGGTCTGCCCCAGGGCGGCAAGACCCACAAGGCGGACGTCCTCGTCGTCGAAAAGGCCCTCGTCGCCGAGGGGTTGCTGCCCGCCCAGTGGGCCGACGGCTCGTTCGGCAGCAGGACGGTCGAGGCGTACGCGAGCCTCCAGCGCCGGTACGGCTTCAGCGGTGCCGACGCCAACGGCATCCCGGGCCAGACGACGCTGAAGCGGCTCGGCAAGGAGCACGGCTTCACGGTCAAGGCCTGA
- a CDS encoding sensor histidine kinase produces the protein MATTPAPPTAPPKPTWDPRKPEPPFPWLRPTIRIRLTLLYGGMFLIAGILLLSIIYLLAAQALNVGSDLPFRIVSGGVTSPTCNFPSEPSATELNNAMNACVNEQRQHALDNLLSRSLLALLGLAVIAFAFGYAMAGRVLSPLGRITRTARAVAGSDLSRRIELDGPDDEFKELADTFDDMLERLQRAFTAQQRFVGNASHELRTPLAINRTLLEVHLSDPGAPVELQQLGKTLLATNERSEQLVEGLLLLARSDNQIVERKPVDLAEVASQAIDQARGEAEAKGVAIRGKREAAVVQGSGVLLERIALNLVQNAVRYNVAEEGWVEVTTEVQHGQAVLVVSNTGPVVPAYEIDNLFEPFRRLRTERTGSDKGVGLGLSIARSVARAHGGHIAAEPREGGGLVMRVTLPV, from the coding sequence GTGGCCACGACGCCCGCGCCCCCGACGGCGCCTCCGAAGCCCACCTGGGACCCGCGGAAGCCGGAGCCCCCGTTCCCGTGGCTGCGTCCGACCATCCGGATACGGCTCACGCTGCTGTACGGCGGGATGTTCCTGATCGCGGGCATCCTCCTGCTGTCGATCATCTATCTGCTCGCCGCCCAGGCTCTGAACGTGGGCAGTGATCTGCCCTTCAGGATCGTCTCCGGCGGTGTGACCAGTCCTACCTGCAACTTCCCGTCCGAGCCGTCGGCGACCGAGCTCAACAACGCGATGAACGCGTGTGTCAACGAGCAGCGCCAGCACGCCCTGGACAACCTCCTCAGCCGTTCGCTCCTCGCCCTCCTGGGTCTCGCCGTCATCGCGTTCGCCTTCGGCTACGCGATGGCCGGCCGGGTGCTGTCGCCGCTCGGGCGGATCACGCGCACCGCGCGCGCGGTGGCGGGGTCGGACCTGTCGCGGCGGATCGAGCTGGACGGTCCGGACGACGAGTTCAAGGAGCTGGCGGACACCTTCGACGACATGCTGGAGCGGCTGCAGAGAGCCTTCACGGCCCAGCAGCGGTTCGTCGGGAACGCCTCGCACGAACTGCGGACGCCGCTGGCGATCAACCGCACGCTTCTTGAGGTGCATCTGTCCGATCCGGGAGCGCCCGTGGAGCTGCAGCAGCTCGGCAAGACGCTGCTCGCCACGAACGAGCGCAGCGAGCAGCTCGTCGAGGGCCTGCTGCTGCTCGCCCGCAGCGACAACCAGATCGTCGAACGCAAGCCGGTCGACCTCGCCGAGGTCGCCTCACAGGCCATCGACCAGGCTCGTGGCGAGGCGGAGGCGAAGGGCGTGGCGATCCGCGGGAAGCGCGAAGCCGCGGTCGTCCAGGGCAGTGGCGTCCTCCTGGAGCGGATCGCCCTGAACCTCGTCCAGAACGCCGTGCGGTACAACGTGGCGGAGGAAGGCTGGGTCGAGGTGACCACAGAGGTGCAGCACGGCCAGGCGGTTCTCGTGGTCTCCAATACGGGGCCCGTGGTGCCCGCGTACGAGATCGACAATCTTTTCGAGCCTTTCCGGCGACTGCGTACGGAGCGGACGGGCAGTGACAAAGGCGTGGGTCTTGGCCTGTCGATCGCCAGGTCGGTGGCCCGTGCCCACGGCGGTCACATCGCCGCGGAACCGCGTGAGGGGGGTGGACTGGTGATGCGAGTAACCCTGCCCGTCTGA
- a CDS encoding MFS transporter: protein MSSTRKGARAVRPGAALAVLAAAQFAVALSTSIVNVALPAVRDGVGLSDTGMSWVVNSYGLAFGALLLLGGRTADLVGRRRVLLGGLALFAAASVAAGLATGPWALITARTAQGVGAAAVAPAALSLVMRLFPPGPGRAKAIGVWGAVSGAGGAAGVLLGGVLTEGLGWPWVFHVSGLGAAVVLVGTLVLVPASPPDDSAPGRLDLVGTLTVTAGLVSLVYGLTSAGRSGWTGPWVLGSLGTAAVLLALFLLVEGRHPAPLLPPRLWTEGLVAPANLVMTLLGAVWVGLFFFLPLYQQQVLGAGPLETGLSQLPLAAANMLGSWFAPRLSRRLGPHVTLAAGLLTQAAGLLWLSRITADGSYPADLLGPILVIGLGLGTAFVQLTGAAVTGVRPADSGLASGLVNTTRQIGGAVGLAVLGTLAASRTAAAAHHHSPAAALTEGYRLAFLVSAAVLAVGAALTPLLSRRLAAQPRTEEAPAPAPTR from the coding sequence ATGTCCAGCACGCGAAAGGGAGCAAGGGCGGTCCGCCCCGGGGCCGCCCTCGCGGTCCTCGCCGCCGCCCAGTTCGCCGTCGCGCTCAGTACGTCGATCGTCAACGTCGCCCTCCCCGCGGTCCGCGACGGCGTCGGGCTCTCGGACACCGGCATGTCCTGGGTCGTGAACTCCTACGGACTCGCCTTCGGAGCGCTGCTCCTGCTCGGCGGACGGACCGCCGACCTGGTGGGCCGGCGCCGCGTCCTCCTCGGAGGCCTCGCGCTGTTCGCCGCCGCCTCCGTAGCCGCGGGCCTCGCCACCGGCCCGTGGGCGCTGATCACCGCCCGCACCGCACAGGGCGTCGGAGCCGCCGCCGTGGCACCCGCCGCGCTCTCCCTGGTCATGCGGCTCTTCCCGCCAGGACCCGGGCGCGCCAAGGCGATTGGGGTCTGGGGTGCGGTGTCCGGCGCCGGCGGAGCCGCCGGAGTCCTGCTCGGCGGGGTGCTCACCGAGGGCCTGGGCTGGCCGTGGGTCTTCCACGTGTCCGGACTCGGCGCGGCCGTCGTGCTCGTCGGCACCCTGGTACTGGTCCCCGCCTCACCACCGGACGACAGCGCTCCCGGGCGGCTCGACCTCGTCGGCACCCTCACCGTCACGGCCGGACTGGTCTCGCTGGTGTACGGGCTCACGTCGGCCGGACGCTCCGGCTGGACCGGCCCCTGGGTGCTCGGCTCCCTGGGCACGGCGGCCGTGCTCCTCGCGCTGTTCCTCCTGGTCGAGGGGCGCCATCCCGCTCCGCTGCTGCCGCCGCGTCTGTGGACGGAGGGGCTGGTCGCCCCCGCCAACCTCGTCATGACGCTGCTGGGCGCCGTCTGGGTCGGCCTGTTCTTCTTCCTGCCGCTCTATCAGCAACAGGTCCTCGGCGCCGGTCCGTTGGAGACGGGACTGTCCCAACTCCCCCTGGCGGCGGCGAACATGCTCGGCTCCTGGTTCGCCCCGCGGCTCTCCCGCCGGCTCGGCCCGCACGTCACGCTCGCCGCGGGCCTGCTCACCCAGGCCGCCGGACTCCTGTGGCTGTCCCGGATCACGGCGGACGGCAGCTACCCGGCCGACCTGCTCGGCCCGATCCTCGTGATCGGCCTCGGTCTCGGCACCGCGTTCGTCCAGCTCACCGGGGCCGCCGTGACCGGCGTACGGCCCGCCGACTCGGGCCTGGCCAGCGGCCTGGTCAACACCACCCGGCAGATCGGCGGAGCCGTGGGCCTGGCCGTCCTCGGCACACTCGCCGCCTCCCGCACGGCCGCCGCCGCGCACCACCACTCCCCCGCGGCGGCCCTCACCGAGGGCTACCGGCTCGCCTTCCTCGTCTCGGCGGCCGTACTCGCCGTCGGCGCCGCACTGACGCCCCTCCTGTCCCGCCGCCTCGCGGCACAGCCCCGGACCGAGGAAGCCCCGGCTCCCGCTCCCACGCGCTGA
- a CDS encoding carotenoid oxygenase family protein: MGVDKPYLTGHYTPVTDEITATTLTVEGTLPPELTGRLIRNSHNPKPGITPTHWFKGSGMVHGVRLRKGRAEWYRNRWVHTPALDGAPYVTERGPDLTASTAGTHVIEHAGRLLALCEANLPFELTADLETVGAYDFGGRLTSAMTAHPKEDPATGELHFFSSSPFPPYLIHHVASLDGQVLDTQEVPDASAALKHDFAITEHHIVFLEGSVTFDPAEHSGIPYGWSDAQRSRIGVMPRGAGGAARIRWFEVDPGYGMHFANAYEDAYGRIVVEGPTVGRTGWQRSWNWWVGAPDRGAEPNSGSRTKRWTVDLAAGRVKEEQIDDLTVEFPTINDAFTGREHRYQYALSFPDDLGIGNHTLVKYDRRDGTRQLLPFGNGQLPSEAVFVPAAGTTAPSDEDAGYLLTVVSDLNADASRLLVLDASDLSLPPVATVRLPRRVPAMIHGSWIPDAA, from the coding sequence ATGGGCGTCGACAAGCCGTACCTGACCGGCCACTACACCCCCGTCACCGACGAGATCACCGCCACCACGCTCACCGTCGAGGGGACGCTGCCGCCCGAGCTGACCGGCCGGCTGATCCGCAACAGCCACAACCCGAAGCCCGGCATCACCCCCACCCACTGGTTCAAGGGCAGCGGCATGGTGCACGGCGTACGGCTGCGCAAGGGGCGCGCGGAGTGGTACCGCAACCGCTGGGTGCACACCCCGGCGCTCGATGGCGCCCCCTATGTGACCGAGCGGGGCCCCGACCTGACCGCCAGCACCGCGGGCACCCACGTCATCGAGCACGCCGGACGCCTGCTCGCGCTGTGCGAGGCGAACCTCCCCTTCGAGCTGACCGCCGACCTGGAGACCGTGGGCGCGTACGACTTCGGCGGCAGGCTGACCTCGGCGATGACCGCGCACCCCAAGGAGGACCCGGCCACCGGCGAACTGCACTTCTTCTCCTCGTCCCCGTTCCCGCCCTATCTGATCCACCACGTGGCCTCGCTCGACGGTCAGGTCCTCGACACCCAGGAGGTCCCGGACGCGAGCGCCGCGCTCAAGCACGACTTCGCCATCACCGAGCACCACATCGTGTTCCTGGAGGGCTCGGTCACCTTCGACCCGGCCGAGCACTCCGGCATCCCGTACGGCTGGAGCGACGCCCAGCGGTCCCGTATCGGGGTCATGCCGCGCGGCGCGGGAGGCGCGGCCCGCATCCGCTGGTTCGAGGTCGACCCGGGGTACGGGATGCACTTCGCCAACGCCTACGAGGACGCGTACGGCCGGATCGTCGTCGAGGGCCCGACGGTGGGCCGTACCGGCTGGCAGCGCTCCTGGAACTGGTGGGTCGGCGCGCCGGACCGCGGCGCGGAGCCCAACTCCGGTTCCAGGACGAAACGCTGGACCGTCGACCTCGCGGCAGGCCGCGTGAAGGAAGAACAGATCGACGACCTCACCGTCGAGTTCCCCACCATCAACGACGCCTTCACCGGCCGCGAGCACCGCTACCAGTACGCGCTGTCGTTCCCCGACGACCTGGGCATCGGCAACCACACGCTGGTCAAGTACGACCGCCGGGACGGCACCCGCCAGTTGCTGCCGTTCGGCAACGGCCAACTGCCCAGCGAGGCGGTGTTCGTCCCGGCGGCCGGCACCACCGCCCCCTCTGACGAGGACGCCGGGTATCTGCTCACCGTCGTCAGCGACCTGAACGCCGACGCGTCCAGGCTGCTCGTCCTGGACGCCTCGGACCTGTCCCTGCCGCCGGTCGCGACGGTCCGTCTGCCGCGCCGCGTACCGGCGATGATCCACGGCTCGTGGATCCCGGACGCCGCCTGA
- a CDS encoding alginate lyase family protein: MSPTMLNTPVPPRHHRRSRLALVGTVAALLAGALAWPAADRAEAAPATFTHPGVTVSRGQLDFARQQVNAGAQPWKGAYDQMLASKYGSLTRTPKPRAVVECGSYSNPNNGCTDEREDAIAAYTQALAWYVTRDARYARKAIELMDAWSATIRDHTNSNAPLQTGWAGSSWPKAAEIIKYTYDGGWANSGRFATMLRTVYLPEIINGSNSNGNWELSMMEAAVGISVFLEDKASYDKAMAKFRTRTAAFVYLSSDGALPKTVPSQNLDTAQKIINYWQGQSTFVNGLTQETCRDLTHTGYGISAISHVAETGRIQGQDLYGTDVGERLRHALGFQAKYQLGEAPPSWLCGGSLHLGLGPITEVGHNALSNRLGHVMTNTERLTQQNRPSGSNNLFVAWETLTHGDNPN, encoded by the coding sequence ATGTCCCCCACAATGCTGAACACCCCGGTACCTCCACGTCATCACCGCAGATCCCGCCTCGCGCTCGTCGGGACCGTCGCCGCCCTCCTGGCGGGCGCACTCGCCTGGCCCGCCGCCGACCGCGCCGAGGCGGCTCCCGCCACCTTCACGCACCCCGGAGTCACCGTCTCCCGCGGCCAGTTGGACTTCGCCCGGCAACAGGTCAACGCCGGCGCACAGCCCTGGAAGGGCGCGTACGACCAGATGCTGGCGAGCAAGTACGGCTCGCTCACGCGCACCCCCAAGCCACGGGCCGTCGTCGAGTGCGGCTCGTACTCGAACCCCAACAACGGCTGCACCGACGAGCGCGAGGACGCGATCGCCGCGTACACCCAGGCCCTCGCCTGGTACGTCACACGGGACGCGCGGTACGCGAGGAAGGCGATCGAGCTGATGGACGCCTGGTCCGCGACGATCCGGGACCACACCAACAGCAACGCCCCGCTGCAGACCGGCTGGGCGGGCTCGTCCTGGCCCAAGGCCGCCGAGATCATCAAGTACACGTACGACGGCGGCTGGGCGAACTCGGGCCGCTTCGCGACCATGCTGCGCACCGTGTACCTCCCCGAGATCATCAACGGCTCGAACTCCAACGGCAACTGGGAGCTGTCGATGATGGAGGCCGCCGTCGGCATCTCCGTCTTCCTGGAGGACAAGGCGTCGTACGACAAGGCCATGGCGAAGTTCCGCACCCGTACGGCCGCGTTCGTGTATCTGTCCTCCGACGGCGCGCTGCCGAAGACCGTGCCGAGCCAGAACCTCGACACCGCGCAGAAGATCATCAACTACTGGCAGGGGCAGTCGACCTTCGTCAACGGGCTCACCCAGGAGACCTGCCGCGACCTCACGCACACCGGATATGGCATCTCCGCGATCTCGCACGTCGCCGAGACCGGCCGCATCCAGGGCCAGGACCTGTACGGCACCGACGTCGGCGAGCGGCTGCGGCACGCGCTCGGCTTCCAGGCCAAGTACCAGCTGGGCGAGGCGCCCCCGAGCTGGCTGTGCGGCGGGTCGCTGCACCTCGGGCTCGGGCCCATCACCGAGGTGGGCCACAACGCCCTGAGCAACCGCCTCGGCCATGTCATGACCAACACCGAGCGGCTGACGCAGCAGAACCGTCCGTCGGGGAGCAACAACCTCTTCGTCGCCTGGGAGACGCTCACACACGGCGACAACCCGAACTGA
- a CDS encoding TetR/AcrR family transcriptional regulator, protein MQTERRRHLSTAEERRETVLRTAIGAFASRGYFGTTTTEVAKAAGISQAYVYRLFPNKESLFAAVVEHCFVRVRESLEGGAAEAKGSSPEAVLSSMGDAYARLISDNDLLLVQLHAQAAAVSVPAIRNAVRAGYARTVEYVRGASGGDDRQVQEFFAVGMLCHLVVSMEAQEVDAPWTRTLTAGIRHY, encoded by the coding sequence ATGCAGACGGAACGACGCCGCCACCTGTCCACCGCCGAGGAGCGCCGCGAGACGGTGCTCCGCACCGCCATCGGCGCCTTCGCCTCACGGGGCTACTTCGGCACGACGACCACGGAGGTGGCCAAGGCCGCCGGAATCTCCCAGGCGTACGTCTACCGGCTGTTCCCGAACAAGGAGTCCCTCTTCGCCGCGGTCGTCGAACACTGCTTCGTCAGGGTGCGCGAGAGCCTGGAAGGGGGCGCGGCCGAGGCGAAGGGCAGCTCACCGGAGGCGGTGCTCTCCTCGATGGGCGACGCCTACGCCCGCCTGATCAGCGACAACGACCTCCTGCTCGTCCAACTGCACGCCCAGGCGGCAGCGGTCTCCGTCCCCGCGATCCGGAACGCCGTCCGAGCGGGGTACGCCCGGACGGTGGAGTACGTGCGCGGCGCCTCCGGGGGCGACGACCGGCAGGTCCAGGAGTTCTTCGCCGTCGGCATGCTCTGCCATCTCGTGGTGTCGATGGAGGCGCAGGAAGTGGACGCCCCATGGACACGCACCCTCACGGCGGGCATCCGGCACTACTGA
- a CDS encoding SRPBCC family protein, with protein sequence MNTEHAESAENAMNTETAPGHSVDEDVPVVVRLSTTVDAPLATVWALHTDIGSWADWNTDIDSVDFDGPLAPGASFRWLTHGLDITSTIREVVPGERIVWGGPAHGIEGVHVWTFEENGERTGEAAAGERTVTVRTEESWAGAPIEERPEEMREALRQSLESWLSRLRSEAERRG encoded by the coding sequence ATGAACACCGAACACGCAGAGAGCGCAGAGAACGCCATGAACACAGAGACCGCACCCGGCCACTCCGTCGACGAGGACGTCCCCGTCGTCGTACGCCTCTCGACCACCGTCGACGCCCCGCTCGCGACCGTATGGGCCCTGCACACGGACATCGGGTCGTGGGCCGACTGGAACACGGACATCGACAGCGTCGACTTCGACGGCCCGCTCGCCCCGGGCGCCTCCTTCCGGTGGCTCACCCACGGCCTCGACATCACGTCCACGATCCGCGAGGTCGTGCCCGGCGAGCGGATCGTCTGGGGCGGTCCGGCGCACGGCATCGAGGGCGTCCACGTCTGGACGTTCGAGGAGAACGGCGAGCGCACCGGCGAGGCGGCGGCCGGCGAGCGGACCGTGACGGTCCGCACCGAGGAGTCCTGGGCCGGAGCCCCCATCGAGGAACGCCCCGAGGAGATGCGAGAGGCGCTGCGGCAGTCCCTGGAGAGCTGGCTGAGCCGCCTGCGGTCCGAGGCCGAGCGCCGCGGCTGA
- a CDS encoding DUF4193 domain-containing protein, whose amino-acid sequence MATDYDTPRKTDDDVDSDSLEELKARRNDKSTSAVDVDEFEAAEGLELPGADLSNEELAVRVLPKQQDEFTCMSCFLVHHRSQLAREKNGQPICRDCD is encoded by the coding sequence ATGGCAACGGATTACGACACCCCACGCAAGACCGACGACGACGTCGATTCGGACAGCCTTGAAGAACTGAAGGCTCGCCGGAACGACAAGTCGACTTCGGCGGTCGACGTGGACGAGTTCGAGGCTGCAGAAGGCCTGGAACTGCCCGGCGCGGACCTCTCGAACGAGGAGTTGGCCGTCCGGGTCCTGCCGAAGCAGCAGGACGAGTTCACCTGCATGAGCTGCTTCCTGGTCCACCACCGCAGCCAGCTGGCCCGCGAGAAGAACGGCCAGCCGATCTGCCGCGACTGCGACTGA